Proteins encoded together in one Aminipila butyrica window:
- a CDS encoding sigma-70 family RNA polymerase sigma factor — translation MKIGRENYIRRLKKGKEDALEFIMEEYLPLVKGIASQVLRPVGSRELVEECISDIFLSLWHHAKKFRGENENDFRKWVCAIAKYKSIDYYRKEIKRTEILFPEGESDYTSSPGASAEAQAIFNEGTRELEKLLNSLSSADRSILIMKFFWGMTSEEISKKLGMTKSAVDNRIYRGKKQLVNEVTQLEAGGL, via the coding sequence ATGAAGATCGGTCGTGAAAATTATATACGGCGATTAAAAAAGGGAAAAGAAGACGCGCTGGAATTTATCATGGAGGAATACCTCCCTTTAGTAAAAGGCATTGCCAGTCAGGTGCTGCGCCCTGTGGGCAGCCGGGAGCTGGTGGAAGAATGTATTAGTGATATTTTCCTATCCCTGTGGCATCACGCTAAAAAATTCAGAGGAGAGAACGAAAACGATTTCCGCAAGTGGGTTTGTGCCATAGCCAAATACAAGTCCATTGACTATTACCGTAAAGAAATAAAACGGACGGAAATTTTGTTCCCTGAAGGGGAATCGGACTATACGTCTTCGCCGGGAGCTTCGGCAGAGGCCCAGGCAATTTTCAATGAGGGTACCAGGGAACTGGAGAAATTGCTAAACAGCCTTTCTTCCGCCGACCGTAGTATTCTTATCATGAAATTCTTTTGGGGTATGACTTCTGAAGAAATTTCAAAGAAATTAGGTATGACCAAATCTGCCGTGGACAACCGTATTTACAGGGGAAAAAAACAATTGGTGAACGAAGTAACGCAATTAGAAGCTGGGGGGCTGTAA
- a CDS encoding methyl-accepting chemotaxis protein produces MISHKSIRTDFVRTIAILFTVVIAILATMSIYFIYESTKQSLVKSMRETSDLVSEKITLQIDGFGMLAEAAGDYYTLNGSDNSQITVYLSKLCEMYGLESIDIVNEGDKRSVLTGQVYDEDSAVASVTGETGLLSNPLVTGEDVSFQYAYPCGQYIVAMTIPYSTFEEIIKSVQVGTTGSTYILDRTGAKVVHNDKSLVASRQNNLEEIKKDPKTYEAVAAVETEMVNGKSGFGFYTWKGDKKFGSYGPVAGTDGWSVNVTALESEFMSKLQISLICMVALGLAMLVLSIFVTWRKANKIVGPIQDTLEAIDRIYEGDLTVELAVVRRDEVGLMAERLNGMVDNYRILIGDISNVLEALAEKDLTVESQAQYPGAFHKIKESLVVITEGLNETIGQFAVASSQVRTGSEQVAAGAQALAQGSMEQASTIEELSATMEMVSKQIMLTAQDASTSDEKMNLVSQDLQECNGRMQEMVAAMGEISDTSGQIGLIIKTIEDIAFQTNILALNAAVEAARAGANGKGFAVVADEVRNLAGKSAEAAKSTTALIEKSITAVEKGSFIADDTASSLFKAVAVAEEVSVLVKRISVSASEQASAAGQINEGIDQVSAVVQTNSATAEESAASSEELLAQADGLQERVNGFLLK; encoded by the coding sequence ATGATATCCCACAAAAGTATTCGAACTGATTTTGTAAGAACTATAGCCATTCTCTTCACCGTTGTAATCGCCATATTGGCGACTATGTCTATTTATTTTATTTATGAATCTACGAAGCAATCGCTGGTAAAAAGTATGAGAGAAACCAGCGATTTAGTTTCTGAAAAGATAACTTTACAAATTGATGGCTTTGGCATGTTGGCTGAAGCAGCAGGAGATTATTATACGCTGAATGGATCGGATAATAGTCAGATAACAGTCTATTTGTCAAAATTATGTGAAATGTATGGACTTGAAAGCATCGATATCGTCAATGAGGGGGATAAGCGTTCGGTGCTCACTGGCCAGGTTTATGATGAAGATTCAGCAGTGGCAAGTGTAACCGGTGAAACTGGCTTGTTAAGCAATCCGCTGGTAACGGGAGAAGACGTGTCTTTTCAGTATGCCTATCCTTGCGGCCAATATATTGTGGCTATGACTATTCCGTATTCCACGTTTGAAGAAATTATCAAATCTGTACAGGTAGGAACGACTGGAAGTACGTATATCTTGGATCGGACAGGGGCTAAGGTTGTCCATAATGACAAATCGCTGGTAGCATCTCGCCAGAATAATTTAGAAGAAATAAAGAAAGACCCAAAAACGTACGAAGCTGTGGCAGCGGTGGAAACAGAAATGGTCAATGGCAAGTCAGGCTTTGGATTTTATACCTGGAAAGGGGATAAAAAGTTTGGTTCCTATGGCCCTGTTGCAGGTACCGATGGGTGGTCGGTCAACGTGACCGCTTTAGAATCGGAATTTATGTCAAAGCTTCAAATTTCTCTGATTTGCATGGTGGCACTGGGCCTGGCTATGCTAGTCTTATCTATTTTTGTTACCTGGAGAAAGGCCAATAAGATTGTAGGACCGATTCAGGATACACTGGAAGCCATCGACCGGATTTATGAAGGGGACTTGACTGTGGAATTGGCGGTGGTGAGACGGGACGAAGTAGGGCTTATGGCTGAACGCCTCAATGGCATGGTGGACAATTACCGGATATTAATTGGAGATATTTCCAACGTGCTGGAGGCTCTGGCAGAAAAAGATCTGACTGTAGAATCTCAAGCCCAATATCCAGGTGCTTTTCATAAGATAAAGGAGTCTTTGGTTGTCATCACGGAGGGTCTTAACGAGACCATCGGACAGTTTGCGGTAGCTTCTTCACAAGTGCGTACAGGCTCAGAGCAGGTGGCAGCTGGGGCACAGGCCTTGGCTCAGGGTTCTATGGAACAGGCCAGCACCATAGAGGAACTGTCAGCTACCATGGAGATGGTTTCCAAGCAGATTATGCTTACAGCTCAGGATGCCAGCACCAGCGACGAGAAAATGAATCTGGTCAGTCAGGACTTGCAGGAATGTAATGGCAGAATGCAAGAGATGGTCGCGGCTATGGGGGAAATCAGCGATACGTCTGGTCAAATCGGTCTGATTATTAAAACCATTGAAGACATTGCGTTCCAGACAAATATTTTAGCGTTGAATGCGGCGGTAGAAGCAGCTCGGGCAGGTGCAAATGGGAAAGGTTTTGCGGTAGTAGCCGACGAAGTTCGAAATTTAGCAGGAAAGAGTGCGGAAGCAGCCAAGAGCACTACCGCATTGATTGAAAAATCTATTACGGCTGTAGAAAAAGGCAGCTTTATTGCAGATGATACGGCATCTTCGCTGTTTAAGGCTGTAGCCGTGGCGGAGGAAGTTTCTGTTTTGGTTAAACGGATTTCTGTGTCAGCATCGGAGCAGGCTTCGGCAGCCGGCCAGATTAATGAAGGCATCGACCAGGTATCGGCAGTAGTACAGACCAATTCTGCTACCGCAGAGGAAAGTGCGGCTTCCAGCGAGGAATTGTTGGCGCAGGCTGATGGGCTGCAAGAGCGGGTAAATGGTTTTCTGCTGAAATAA
- a CDS encoding flavodoxin family protein → MKKNVLVMTGSPRDGGNSDLLAEAFIEGAVSAGHTVTKWKAAEKNVGGCHACDTCFSTTKACSFDDDFNELAPLLSKADALVLVTPVYWFSYPAKLKAAIDKMYSFYMGQQPLNVKESVLITCAEMDEMYVFDGLKATYDNIVKFLQWENRGYLPVPSVQKPGDVISTMALHKARGLGREL, encoded by the coding sequence ATGAAGAAGAATGTACTGGTAATGACCGGAAGTCCACGAGACGGCGGAAACAGTGATTTACTGGCAGAAGCGTTTATAGAAGGCGCGGTATCGGCAGGCCACACCGTGACCAAGTGGAAAGCAGCAGAAAAGAATGTCGGCGGCTGTCACGCTTGTGATACCTGTTTCAGTACAACAAAAGCTTGCAGTTTTGATGATGACTTCAACGAGCTAGCGCCTCTTTTGAGTAAGGCAGATGCGCTGGTCCTGGTGACCCCGGTCTATTGGTTCAGCTATCCGGCCAAGTTGAAGGCCGCCATCGATAAAATGTATTCTTTCTACATGGGACAGCAGCCATTAAACGTTAAAGAGTCGGTACTGATTACTTGTGCGGAGATGGATGAGATGTATGTTTTTGATGGGCTGAAAGCAACTTATGATAATATCGTAAAGTTTTTACAGTGGGAGAATCGGGGCTATCTGCCGGTGCCGTCGGTGCAGAAGCCTGGAGATGTAATTTCTACGATGGCCCTGCACAAGGCCAGAGGCCTGGGCAGGGAGTTGTAG
- a CDS encoding DUF3810 domain-containing protein has product MSRKLLTFFKIYPYALLYGFGTPLLCAGLILLVRTWPQLGQLYAAHIFPFFPNSLGRILSLFPFSVLEMDLYLLVSILTAGVVLLLTAFAAYMLQAINKKAGLYAFVSLAILRAVPKALILLLCLASTAILMLTLACGLNYSREGIASDIGIFPAPAAHQDLVQLSSLLIADLQETIPLLSDTSLDTDSLHRESTLAMENLGFRYPTLSGYYPKPKPVLMSSWMSQLNLTGLFSPYTIEANYNNDVLAYIKPYTICHELAHLKGYIREDEAGFIAYLACSRSSSPELRYSGTLNALSYVLAALYEDSSQEEYQQLLLQLPERALADLTENNQYWDQYQGSASRLSAAANDTYLKANAQANGIQSYGQMVDLLLAYYGLNNQSV; this is encoded by the coding sequence ATGAGCCGTAAACTGCTGACTTTTTTTAAAATTTATCCATATGCCCTGCTCTACGGATTCGGTACACCTCTCCTGTGTGCCGGGTTGATTTTGCTTGTCCGAACCTGGCCTCAGCTAGGTCAGCTGTATGCAGCTCACATCTTTCCCTTCTTTCCCAACAGTCTGGGTCGAATTTTATCCCTCTTCCCTTTTTCTGTCTTAGAAATGGACTTATATTTGCTGGTCTCCATTCTAACTGCTGGAGTTGTTCTCCTGCTGACTGCCTTTGCAGCCTATATGCTGCAAGCCATTAATAAAAAAGCCGGTTTGTATGCTTTCGTCTCCCTGGCTATTCTGCGAGCTGTGCCCAAGGCTCTGATCCTGCTCCTGTGTCTGGCTAGTACCGCCATACTGATGCTGACTCTGGCCTGTGGCCTCAACTATTCCCGAGAGGGTATCGCCAGCGACATCGGTATTTTTCCTGCACCAGCCGCCCACCAGGACCTGGTACAGCTATCCAGTCTGCTTATCGCTGACCTACAAGAAACCATTCCCCTACTATCAGACACCAGTCTGGACACCGATTCCCTCCACAGGGAATCCACCCTGGCAATGGAGAATCTAGGGTTTAGATACCCCACTTTAAGCGGCTATTATCCAAAACCAAAACCTGTACTCATGTCCTCCTGGATGTCCCAGCTCAACCTGACCGGCCTGTTTTCGCCTTATACGATTGAGGCGAACTATAACAATGACGTGCTTGCCTACATAAAGCCTTACACCATCTGTCATGAACTAGCCCACTTAAAAGGCTACATTCGAGAAGACGAAGCCGGCTTCATTGCCTACCTGGCTTGCAGCCGCTCTTCTTCGCCAGAGCTGCGCTATAGCGGAACTCTGAACGCTCTAAGCTATGTGCTGGCCGCTCTGTATGAGGACAGCTCTCAGGAGGAATACCAGCAACTTCTTCTCCAGCTGCCGGAACGTGCCCTGGCTGATCTGACTGAGAATAATCAATATTGGGACCAGTACCAGGGGAGTGCTTCCCGGCTCTCCGCCGCGGCTAACGATACCTACTTGAAGGCTAACGCTCAGGCCAACGGAATCCAGAGCTACGGGCAGATGGTGGACTTGCTGCTAGCCTACTACGGGTTGAATAATCAATCCGTATAA
- the hisC gene encoding histidinol-phosphate transaminase, whose translation MGRFFSIKYDRLRPYEPGEPIQQKKTIKLNTNESPYPASPFVYRSIDQFEIDNLRLYSDPSAEKLIKAIAKNFSLDESQVAVGNGSDELLALVFMAFQNQEGRVYFPELTYEFYSTCAEAFCGSKIEVPLGDELTIDPADYCGLDGTIVLANPNTPTGLALTRAQVEAILRANSDNLVVIDEAYGDYGAESCVPLIEQFSNLLVIQTFSKSRNLAGARIGFAMGSPELIQDMNRIKRAFHPHNINRLSVIAGTASMKDQDYFKKCINDVKRTREAVAKELRTLGFTVLDSQANFLFARYPSLGGGAYCQALKEKNILVKHSDSPKIVDYVRITIGTPEQMEQLLKATRDILGIEELRDSEK comes from the coding sequence ATGGGCCGTTTTTTTAGCATAAAGTATGACCGGTTGAGGCCATATGAGCCGGGGGAGCCGATACAACAGAAAAAAACCATTAAATTAAATACCAATGAAAGCCCTTATCCGGCCAGTCCCTTTGTCTACCGTTCCATTGATCAATTTGAAATCGACAATCTGAGACTATATTCAGATCCTAGTGCAGAGAAGCTTATAAAGGCCATTGCCAAAAATTTCAGCTTAGACGAAAGTCAAGTGGCGGTAGGCAATGGTTCAGACGAACTGCTGGCCTTGGTCTTCATGGCTTTTCAAAACCAAGAAGGAAGAGTCTATTTTCCTGAACTGACCTATGAGTTTTATAGCACCTGTGCAGAGGCTTTCTGCGGCAGTAAAATTGAGGTACCGCTGGGAGACGAACTGACTATTGATCCGGCGGATTACTGCGGACTAGATGGGACTATTGTGCTGGCGAATCCCAATACACCGACGGGCCTCGCGTTGACTAGAGCTCAGGTGGAGGCCATCCTTCGAGCGAACTCAGATAATCTGGTAGTAATCGATGAGGCGTACGGGGATTATGGTGCAGAGAGCTGTGTTCCGTTGATTGAGCAGTTCAGCAACCTGCTGGTTATTCAGACCTTCTCCAAATCAAGAAATCTGGCAGGAGCTCGCATCGGCTTTGCTATGGGCAGCCCAGAGCTTATCCAAGACATGAATCGGATTAAAAGAGCGTTCCATCCTCATAACATCAACAGGCTGTCGGTTATTGCAGGGACTGCGTCCATGAAAGATCAAGATTATTTTAAAAAATGTATAAACGATGTAAAGCGCACCAGAGAGGCCGTTGCCAAAGAGCTGAGAACCTTGGGCTTTACCGTTTTAGATTCCCAAGCAAACTTTCTGTTTGCCAGGTACCCTTCCTTGGGTGGAGGGGCTTACTGCCAAGCGTTGAAGGAGAAAAATATTCTCGTAAAACACAGCGACTCACCAAAAATTGTCGACTATGTCCGCATTACCATAGGCACTCCAGAGCAGATGGAACAACTGCTGAAAGCCACTAGGGACATCCTCGGCATTGAAGAACTGAGAGACAGTGAAAAGTAA
- a CDS encoding PucR family transcriptional regulator, with product MYISLKEILKNNMFKGATVLAGEPGTDREVKRVMVFDYPANSEILDRNILTSGDFFITDLHQFKEDAEGIYDYIHALIDTGSSGLLIVTDENIRVVTEDVLKICDDSNFPLIFMKEDPSYAGIMDTINQYISIENLNVINNLKLDKIMYGNISEEEKLDILYSIKPDVQQYVRTIYVDGTFRSEMDELKTHGAYLNNTQDIYLRNKSYKIFILSAGKLKQLQEHSDWTAEQLRNAIDKPKVGFSRIYPKEEIGIALEEGRRSLETAKTMNIDFRIYNPLSVMQLLVSLKDTKEAQDFYEAYINAVKDKVSSENAREVLLTMETYVANAGDYKATAKVMNQHENTIRYRVNKVKYALDMENDDIKFKETIALAVKLRILMDKALD from the coding sequence ATGTACATATCACTGAAAGAAATTTTGAAAAATAATATGTTTAAAGGAGCAACTGTTTTAGCTGGAGAACCAGGAACTGACCGGGAGGTCAAGCGGGTCATGGTATTTGATTACCCGGCTAACAGCGAAATCTTAGACCGGAACATCCTCACCAGCGGCGATTTTTTTATCACTGATCTGCATCAATTCAAGGAGGATGCTGAGGGGATTTACGATTACATTCATGCCCTAATCGATACCGGAAGCAGCGGGCTTTTAATTGTCACCGACGAGAACATCCGAGTGGTCACGGAGGACGTTTTAAAAATTTGCGATGACAGCAATTTCCCGTTGATTTTTATGAAGGAAGATCCTTCCTATGCTGGTATTATGGACACGATAAATCAGTATATTTCCATCGAGAACTTGAATGTAATCAACAACCTGAAGCTGGATAAAATCATGTATGGAAATATCTCTGAGGAGGAAAAACTGGACATTCTATACAGCATAAAGCCTGATGTACAGCAATATGTGCGGACCATCTATGTGGATGGTACCTTTCGTTCTGAAATGGATGAGTTGAAGACTCATGGGGCCTACTTAAATAATACTCAGGATATTTACCTGCGAAATAAAAGCTATAAAATATTTATCCTCAGTGCAGGCAAATTGAAACAGCTCCAGGAGCACTCGGATTGGACGGCAGAACAGCTTCGCAATGCTATTGACAAACCTAAGGTGGGATTTAGCCGAATCTACCCTAAAGAAGAAATCGGAATAGCACTAGAGGAAGGTCGGCGCTCCCTGGAAACAGCTAAGACCATGAACATTGATTTTCGAATATACAATCCCTTATCGGTTATGCAGTTGCTGGTGTCTCTAAAGGATACCAAGGAGGCTCAGGATTTCTATGAAGCCTATATCAATGCAGTAAAGGATAAGGTCTCTTCGGAAAATGCCCGGGAGGTGCTGCTGACCATGGAGACGTATGTGGCTAACGCGGGAGATTACAAAGCGACGGCCAAGGTCATGAACCAGCATGAGAACACCATTCGGTATCGAGTCAACAAAGTAAAATATGCGTTGGATATGGAGAATGACGACATTAAGTTTAAGGAAACCATTGCCCTAGCTGTAAAGCTGCGCATTCTCATGGATAAAGCCCTTGATTAG
- a CDS encoding CvpA family protein: protein MILDAIIAAVVIGSMLRGFHHGLLRSFVRLAGWLASLSAAFILSPKFNDFILEHTNCYDSIYENVNKKVSTTMSPAEMQGSMPTIIQEPLTNMVHTLSGSISAGLSNLFFTIACFLIVVLAVQVVLHTIISLFSREHNDGISGLLDGTAGMLFGFIKGIIYVFVLLALMIPTVSLFFPEALTLLTENLNASHLAGELYNNNLILLIMQDLFPDKTPDVVLAALPWGASHL from the coding sequence ATGATACTTGATGCCATCATTGCCGCTGTAGTTATCGGCAGCATGCTGCGAGGATTCCACCACGGATTGCTGCGCAGCTTTGTTCGTCTGGCCGGATGGCTGGCTTCTCTCAGCGCAGCCTTCATTCTGTCACCAAAATTCAATGACTTTATTTTGGAGCATACCAATTGCTATGATTCCATTTACGAAAATGTCAATAAAAAAGTCAGCACCACGATGTCCCCTGCTGAGATGCAGGGAAGTATGCCGACTATTATACAGGAACCGCTGACCAACATGGTCCACACCCTGTCCGGCTCGATTTCAGCCGGTTTATCTAATTTATTTTTTACAATCGCCTGTTTTCTGATTGTGGTACTGGCCGTTCAGGTTGTCCTTCATACCATCATCTCGCTCTTTTCCAGAGAGCACAATGACGGTATCAGCGGTCTTCTGGATGGAACGGCAGGTATGCTCTTTGGTTTCATCAAGGGCATCATTTATGTTTTTGTGCTGTTAGCTCTGATGATTCCAACCGTTTCATTGTTTTTCCCGGAAGCCTTGACCCTGCTCACAGAAAATCTGAACGCTTCCCATCTGGCCGGTGAACTGTATAATAACAATTTGATTCTGCTAATTATGCAGGACTTATTTCCGGACAAAACCCCAGATGTGGTGCTGGCGGCACTTCCGTGGGGCGCCTCACACCTCTAA
- a CDS encoding Crp/Fnr family transcriptional regulator, translating to MIDEKMLSELYPFWAQLTPPHKAELSANTVLRTFKPGDIVHGGGQECTGVLGVISGRLRTFMLSDEGKEITLFRLVEGDNCMLSASCMLKNISFDVHVSAETPTQLAIISPVIYDKIAKTSPRVEQFMNDIISMRFSEVMWIVEQVLFMKMDKRLALFLLEQSALDQSDTIALTHEQIAGHLGTAREVVTRILKYLSGEGYITVSRKGIAIVDRKGLLKMTE from the coding sequence GTGATTGATGAAAAAATGCTTTCTGAATTATATCCTTTTTGGGCGCAGCTTACGCCTCCCCACAAGGCAGAACTATCTGCCAATACGGTGCTCCGCACCTTTAAACCGGGAGACATCGTCCATGGAGGCGGGCAAGAATGTACGGGAGTCTTAGGTGTTATCAGCGGCCGCCTTCGGACCTTTATGCTGTCCGACGAAGGCAAGGAAATAACCTTGTTTCGCCTAGTAGAAGGGGACAACTGCATGTTATCCGCCTCCTGCATGCTTAAGAATATTTCCTTTGATGTCCACGTGTCAGCAGAGACTCCTACACAATTGGCTATCATCAGCCCTGTTATCTATGATAAAATTGCCAAAACAAGCCCTCGAGTAGAACAGTTTATGAACGATATTATTTCCATGCGCTTTTCCGAAGTTATGTGGATAGTAGAACAGGTATTATTTATGAAAATGGATAAACGACTAGCATTGTTTTTATTGGAACAATCCGCCCTGGATCAGAGTGATACAATTGCCCTAACTCATGAGCAAATTGCAGGTCACTTGGGCACAGCCCGAGAGGTAGTCACTAGAATCCTGAAATATCTTTCCGGAGAAGGCTACATCACCGTATCCCGCAAGGGTATCGCTATTGTAGACCGCAAAGGCTTATTAAAAATGACAGAGTAA
- a CDS encoding FAD-dependent oxidoreductase, protein MDRKKVVIIGGVAGGATTAARLRRLDKDAEIIIMEKGDYISYANCGLPYYIGDVIKQREALLLQTPEAMKQRFNIEVRTGNEVLSIQRQEKKVTVKRAADGSQYQEDYDVLVLATGSTPIVPPIKGIQGEGIFTLWNIPDTDRIKTYITEKKPKTAAVIGGGFIGLEMAENLRQVGCQVAVIEMQDQVMTPLDFEMAQLVHENMKLNGVELILSDGVQTFEQVAQTPVPTNRVTLASGRQVEAELVILSIGIKANSSLAKEAGLELNQRGGILVDDYLKTSDESIYAVGDAIEVTEFIEKGKTMIPLAGPANKQARICAGNIAAGFGTVKGNPETYEGTQGTSVAKVFDLTVAATGLNEKALIRMGKKPEVDYFVATISQKSHAGYYPDATTLTMKLLFGLSGKIFGAQIVGVDGVDKRIDVIATAIRLGATATDLKKLELAYAPPYSSAKDPVNMLGFVSENILNGLVRFVPWNGLEKREELAEQAGVPAVTVLDVRESFERMAFAPTDSVHIPFGQLKERLGELDQNQLIVTFCAIGVRAYNAARILMNAGFKHVAVYPGGAGFYRSVFHDTLCGKEDGSCGTPFPSGGGTVTDSGDVQKATSLGLENLVITKNVDCSGLQCPGPIMKVYNAVNEIEEGDLIKVSATDMGFAADIESWCKRTGNTLVKREREGKQNVVYLQKGAAQSGGIGEGETKVAELPQGKTMVVFSGDLDKVLASFIIANGAAAMGRPVTMFFTFWGLNALRKQQKQTIQKPFIEGMFGRMMPRGVSKLKLSNMNMGGMGTKMMKKVMNDKNVDSLEALMKKAMENGVKLVACTMSMDVMGIRKEELIDGVGLGGVAAYLGDAEQANVNLFI, encoded by the coding sequence ATGGATAGAAAGAAAGTTGTTATTATAGGCGGAGTTGCAGGGGGAGCTACCACTGCGGCAAGACTTAGAAGACTTGATAAAGATGCAGAAATCATTATCATGGAAAAAGGCGACTACATTTCTTATGCTAACTGTGGTCTCCCTTACTATATAGGTGACGTGATTAAGCAGCGGGAAGCTTTGCTGCTCCAGACGCCGGAAGCCATGAAGCAGCGATTTAACATAGAAGTGCGCACAGGCAACGAAGTCCTGTCTATTCAGCGACAAGAAAAGAAAGTGACTGTCAAGCGGGCAGCGGATGGCAGTCAGTACCAAGAAGACTACGACGTGCTGGTGCTTGCTACCGGATCTACGCCAATTGTTCCGCCAATCAAAGGCATTCAGGGAGAAGGGATTTTTACCCTGTGGAATATTCCGGACACCGACCGGATTAAAACTTACATCACAGAAAAGAAACCGAAGACGGCCGCGGTCATTGGCGGCGGATTTATCGGCTTAGAAATGGCCGAAAATCTTCGGCAGGTGGGCTGTCAGGTAGCCGTCATCGAAATGCAGGATCAGGTTATGACCCCGTTGGATTTTGAAATGGCGCAGCTGGTCCATGAGAATATGAAGCTGAACGGCGTGGAGTTGATTTTGTCTGATGGTGTTCAGACGTTTGAACAGGTTGCGCAGACCCCTGTGCCTACAAACCGGGTAACGCTGGCCAGTGGACGCCAGGTAGAAGCGGAGTTAGTGATTCTGTCCATCGGCATCAAGGCCAACAGTTCTTTGGCGAAGGAAGCTGGTTTAGAGTTGAATCAGCGAGGGGGTATTCTGGTCGATGACTATTTGAAGACCTCAGATGAATCTATCTATGCGGTAGGCGATGCCATTGAGGTAACGGAGTTCATCGAAAAGGGAAAAACCATGATTCCGCTGGCAGGTCCGGCGAACAAGCAGGCTCGCATTTGTGCTGGCAATATTGCAGCAGGCTTCGGCACAGTGAAAGGAAACCCAGAGACCTATGAGGGTACCCAAGGGACATCTGTAGCCAAGGTCTTCGATTTGACGGTAGCAGCCACAGGGCTTAACGAGAAAGCGCTGATTCGTATGGGGAAAAAGCCAGAGGTAGATTATTTTGTGGCAACGATCAGTCAAAAGTCTCACGCAGGCTACTATCCGGATGCAACGACCTTGACTATGAAGCTGTTGTTCGGACTGTCGGGTAAGATTTTCGGTGCTCAGATTGTGGGAGTGGATGGAGTGGATAAGCGGATTGACGTGATTGCTACTGCCATTCGGCTGGGGGCTACCGCTACAGACTTAAAGAAGCTGGAACTGGCTTATGCTCCACCGTACTCCTCCGCCAAGGATCCGGTGAACATGTTAGGCTTTGTCAGTGAGAATATCTTAAACGGATTGGTGCGATTCGTGCCTTGGAATGGGCTGGAAAAGCGGGAAGAGCTGGCAGAACAAGCTGGGGTGCCAGCTGTGACGGTGCTGGATGTGCGGGAAAGCTTTGAGCGGATGGCTTTTGCTCCGACAGATTCAGTTCATATTCCATTTGGACAGTTGAAAGAACGGTTGGGTGAGTTGGACCAGAATCAATTGATAGTGACTTTTTGTGCAATTGGTGTTCGGGCCTATAACGCGGCTCGGATTTTAATGAATGCTGGGTTTAAGCATGTTGCCGTGTATCCGGGAGGTGCGGGATTCTATCGGTCAGTCTTTCACGATACCTTATGTGGAAAGGAGGACGGGTCCTGCGGGACCCCCTTTCCCTCGGGGGGCGGGACGGTAACGGATAGCGGTGATGTGCAGAAAGCAACTTCGTTGGGCTTAGAAAACCTGGTTATCACTAAAAATGTGGATTGCAGCGGTCTCCAGTGTCCGGGACCTATTATGAAAGTGTACAATGCAGTCAACGAAATAGAGGAAGGGGACCTTATCAAGGTTTCTGCTACGGATATGGGCTTTGCCGCTGACATTGAGTCCTGGTGTAAGCGCACAGGCAATACCTTGGTAAAGAGAGAACGAGAGGGCAAGCAGAATGTGGTGTACCTCCAAAAAGGAGCAGCTCAGAGCGGTGGTATAGGAGAAGGGGAAACCAAAGTGGCAGAGTTGCCTCAGGGAAAGACCATGGTGGTATTCAGCGGGGATTTAGATAAAGTGCTGGCTTCTTTCATTATCGCTAATGGGGCCGCAGCCATGGGCCGTCCGGTAACCATGTTCTTTACCTTCTGGGGATTAAACGCCTTGCGGAAGCAGCAGAAACAGACGATACAAAAGCCGTTTATTGAAGGTATGTTTGGACGGATGATGCCAAGGGGCGTATCTAAATTAAAACTATCCAATATGAATATGGGCGGTATGGGCACCAAAATGATGAAGAAGGTTATGAATGACAAGAATGTGGATTCGCTGGAGGCCTTAATGAAGAAGGCCATGGAGAATGGTGTTAAACTGGTAGCCTGCACCATGTCTATGGACGTGATGGGTATTCGCAAAGAGGAGCTGATCGACGGTGTGGGGCTGGGCGGTGTAGCGGCCTACTTGGGGGATGCAGAGCAAGCCAATGTAAATTTATTTATCTGA